One Coffea eugenioides isolate CCC68of chromosome 2, Ceug_1.0, whole genome shotgun sequence genomic window, aaataaaaagataaataaaaaggaattcGATTTACAAATTTTAGTTgcacaaaaattatttttactaaattACATAAAATTAAACAAACCAAATGTATGCACTTATTTTTACTTCCACTGTTTTTAACTTAAATTAGAAAATCCcttttcatcttatgatattttcttgagaataaaatgagaaactagaaaggaaagaggaaaacccaaaattaaaagaattgaaaggttaaaaaaattgtattttaggaaagtgatttgaatatttttttaatcatttaaggagaagatagatctctgcaattcctcttttataatttcaatcattaaggtaaaaatttttgtgggaaagaggaagaattaaataaagaagaaagagaaaaagaaataaaagaaaagaaaacaaggtaaatgaaaagtcaaaataatgcaagggcaattttgtcctaaatggggttaagtgagcaaaattaaaggttagggggtaaactgacaaatggggtattctttaaggggataaaatgtgattaacccttgaATATAAGAGTGCCAAAGATTTCGGTCTTATCAAGTGATTGACGAAGATAGCCGTGTTATCCTATACCGCATGCCCGTGACTGCTATCAAAACTCTTTATCAAATATTGATCtataaaccttttttttttttttttatcgaaacGGTAGTTTTATATATCACCGCAAAAACTTTATAGTAATTGGACAAGGGTCCAAGCAAACAAAAGGGACAACAGTCCCACAATATTCAAAAAATATTGATCTATAAACATGCCAAAATATTTTCATTTAAGATTTGATTTCTTTGTAATATAGTTCATAAATACTTATGTAAATTTCTCATTCATTCTTGTTCCAGTTGGAGTACATAATCATGGTCCTAGAAGTATTTAGTTGTGAAGGCTTCAGCTACAAATGTATCAGGATTAAGTTCTTGTTAAGTTGAACGGTGGTTCAATCGTTTGTCTCCCATGATGGACAGGGGGGTAAAGGAGTAGGTGGGTTGTGAGCAGTTCATTGTTAAAATACTTAAAACTACCTGTCTACATTAAGCTAACACTGGCAGCAGCTGTGGAATAAaattttcttgcaatttttGATAGGAGTTTAGAGACTGAGtcgcttttcttttttcttttttttctttggaggTGTAAGTGTCATTCATTCGAGAGCAAATAATCCTCATTAGGCATTTCACAGTTCGAGACTCTAATGTCAAAAGTAATTGATTCAGGTCAAATATATATGGTATAGGCCAAAATTTAGACCTCGTAATTGAAACATTTAAAAGCCCTTTTCAAGCTTTAGCAAGCAGGAAGCACGTCTAAATCTGCCATCATCAATAGTTGAATTTTGCCTTTTCACTCATTTCAAGCAATCATGAAGGAAATAGACCAACTCACTCATGTATGATATATCCAAGTAGCATTCAGCTAGGAGGAACTGCATTGCATGCGCTTCTTATTATTATTCAAACAAGGGAACACACAATAACTTACTGGTACATTTTACATAAAACGTCGTTGCTCCAAGAGACTTCTATTCTTGAAGCACATTTATTCTTCCTAGACAACTTAGTTATTAGAAGCGCAGATACGGTTGATTGATTCAGCGCTCCTCCTGATTAAGCTGAACATTTACGGTTGCCACAGATACTGCTCAAACGAGGTGATGGTATAGTATCAACAAGTGCAGCAACGATTTTCTCGACATTTATTGCAAGAAGAGCATCATAACGCTCACTCGAATCCTCTCCTTCTTCTGCTCCAGCAAAATTAGCCAGTCCGCGGATGGCAATCACTTCTGACTGGCCATTCGACAAGGATGTCTGCACATAACCAAAGACAAGTCAACTTGCTGCTCCCATGTATACACTACTGTTTTCTTTGAGAGGATATATTTGAGATCAGATATTCAGTTGCAGGGAAGATTCTTCAAATTGGTTCTAGTTTGATGAAGATACGCTTTCACAAAAGAATAAAGTAGAAGAAAGCAGTGAGGATGAAAGTACTCGATCTGGTAACAAGACAATAAAAATTACCATGATTACTGCTGCGCTCTCCATATCAATGGATGAAACATTGAAAGCACTGTGGAGGAAATTGCTGTAAGCTGCATTCTCAACAAAAAAGTCGGCAGTTGTGCCGTTGACTCCAAGAACTAGCTTAGGCTGTTTCGGGAGGCAAACGCCGGCTAGGCACAGGTCTAGCTCAATTCCCTGTTTGAACAAAACTACCACCGTCAGAATCAAAAAGAATTTACTAAATTGAAATGTGCGAAAGGGGTTATTTTATTTTCGCTTGAAATAGAATTTGGCAACTTAAAATAAAGGTAAAGAGAATGTTAATTCTAGATCTGAATCTGAGCCTTATTACCTCTAGAGTGGAAGCGATTTGCAGCAAATTCTCGGATGCCGggaaccaaaattttctttcagGAACATCAGGCTCTCCTGTCACGGAAAAGAAGCGCTCTTTCATATAAGCCACGCGACCCAACAGATTAAATCCGAAAGAGGGAACGTGATAGCGACTGAACTGTAGGTCAGCAACCCCATTATCTGGCTGTGGTGCTTTCTCGGATTTCTGCaatatgcatgcatgcatgcccAGATGAAGATACACGCAAAAATGTAATTCCTcgaatattgaaaaaaaaaaataacacgTAGAATAATTTTGAAGCAAGGAAAGGACTAAAATTTTGTCCACTTCACAgaaacataaataaataaagaaaatgcggAATTCAATTGCACCATCAGGTATTTAGACTTTCCATTAATTGGAGCTGCTGTCTACTGCATACGGAGTGAGGAGAAAAGCATCATCCAAATTCAAAAGGCAACTGGTTCATAAGCCTTGCTTGCGAATTTCAGTAATTAGCACATTTTTCAagccttttttctctttctttctttctttttgtttttttttttttataagtgagAGATCGTAAATCTAAAATCTTCTACTTACAATTCATTTCACCTTATCACCCAACTCAACTCTCCCCTCTTCAACGTTTTGTTTCCACGGTTCTTTTATCAAGTTGAGTGTAGTGATTGAATTGTTGGCAGTTGGCGCTGATTGTGTGCGCTTGATTTTGAGAATCATTCTCATTGAAAACGCTTAGACGCTTATGCTTTATGAATCTTTAGGTTTTAcctttaagggaaaaaaaaaaaaacaaagaaacaaagGAATTAATATTACCAGCCAGTCCCATAATCCAGTTTGAGAAAACTGCGTTGGGATTAAAACATCTCCTAAGGACAGGGAACTGTCGGCGCCGCCCGCAGTGCCATAGTGTATAACTGCTCTAATTGGGAAGATGTCCAACAGTAGTTGGGTCGTTGCTGCAGCATTCACCTGATTAATCCAATCCAAGCAAAATTATTGAAACCTTTTTTTTACTCTTA contains:
- the LOC113763866 gene encoding bark storage protein A-like; translated protein: MAGKQMKLLLLVSVVISSLAVNVLAAPLPRAIKELSARPPFLGLISSGSGNQETPFSVDGAFKPDPEFPYVDLSGRRFNIGTIGSNSVIIVGCGAGLVNAAATTQLLLDIFPIRAVIHYGTAGGADSSLSLGDVLIPTQFSQTGLWDWLKSEKAPQPDNGVADLQFSRYHVPSFGFNLLGRVAYMKERFFSVTGEPDVPERKFWFPASENLLQIASTLEGIELDLCLAGVCLPKQPKLVLGVNGTTADFFVENAAYSNFLHSAFNVSSIDMESAAVIMTSLSNGQSEVIAIRGLANFAGAEEGEDSSERYDALLAINVEKIVAALVDTIPSPRLSSICGNRKCSA